The proteins below come from a single Bactrocera dorsalis isolate Fly_Bdor chromosome 5, ASM2337382v1, whole genome shotgun sequence genomic window:
- the LOC105227001 gene encoding kinesin-like protein KIF3A gives MPQEPPITTTDLEGDEIENVRVVVRVRPMEKSELNSGATNVIQVDKINRAITAVKPNAPNEPPKTYYFDNVFSSDSNQLDLYVDTARPIVEKVLEGYNGTIFAYGQTGTGKTYTMSGNPDSPQTKGIIPNAFAHIFGHIAKARENQKFLVRVSYMEIYNEEVRDLLGKDVSKSLEVKERPDIGVFVKDLSGYVVHNADDLENIMRLGNKNRVVGATKMNQESSRSHAIFSITVESSELSQGDMTNVKMGKLQLVDLAGSERQSRTQASGQRLKEATKINLSLSVLGNVISALVDGKSTHIPYRNSKLTRLLQDSLGGNSKTVMCATISPSDINYMETISTLRYASRAKNIQNRMRVNEEPKDALLRHFQEEIARLRKQLEENSHEDQISEEEDEDIDDDEADIEIEIEETPVVNGKKSKKREKSDAEKEEKERRAREHQQEIEHAKSEQEQLRCKLMSLEGKILVGGENLLEKAQTQEKLLEQSLAELEEREQAEKALQQTLQQKETERIDIEERYSSLQEASTGSTKKIHRVMQMLMSVKSELADQQQEHQREKEGIYENIRSLSRELALCELVLNSYIPKEYQSMINQYTHWNEDIGEWQLKCVAYTGNNMRKHIAEPQEATNKQEFIDLSHVYLSYNTDGVTNPVRAKSARPRTSGVPRPTTARRY, from the coding sequence atGCCGCAAGAGCCACCAATAACTACAACTGATTTGGAGggagatgaaattgaaaatgtacGCGTTGTCGTGCGTGTGCGACCAATGGAGAAGTCCGAATTGAATTCAGGTGCAACTAATGTTATACAAGTGGACAAAATCAATCGGGCAATCACAGCGGTGAAGCCAAACGCCCCCAATGAGCCGCCCAAAACTTACTACTTCGACAATGTTTTCAGTAGTGACTCAAATCAACTCGATTTGTATGTGGACACGGCACGTCCAATAGTTGAGAAGGTATTGGAGGGTTATAATGGCACTATCTTTGCTTATGGACAAACGGGCACGGGTAAAACCTACACCATGTCGGGTAATCCCGATTCACCGCAAACTAAGGGCATCATACCGAATGCTTTTGCACACATTTTCGGTCACATAGCTAAAGCTAGAGAGAATCAGAAATTTTTGGTACGTGTTAGCTATATGGAAATATACAATGAAGAAGTGCGCGATTTATTGGGAAAGGACGTCAGCAAGAGTCTTGAGGTGAAAGAACGTCCAGATATCGGGGTGTTTGTTAAAGATCTAAGCGGTTATGTAGTACATAATGCCGATGATTTAGAGAACATAATGCGTTTGGGTAATAAAAATCGCGTAGTGGgtgcaacaaaaatgaatcaggAGTCGTCACGATCGCATGCCATATTCTCGATTACGGTTGAAAGTAGTGAATTGAGTCAGGGCGACATGACGAATGTTAAAATGGGCAAACTGCAGCTGGTTGATTTGGCTGGTTCCGAGCGACAGAGCAGAACACAGGCGAGTGGACAACGCTTAAAGGaggcaacaaaaattaatttatcattaTCTGTGTTGGGTAATGTTATAAGTGCACTGGTTGACGGTAAAAGTACACATATACCCTACCGCAACTCAAAACTAACACGTCTGCTGCAAGATTCGTTAGGTGGCAATTCAAAGACAGTGATGTGCGCCACCATAAGTCCCTCAGATATTAATTACATGGAAACTATATCCACTTTACGGTATGCTAGTCGTGCCAAGAATATACAGAATCGTATGCGCGTTAATGAAGAACCCAAAGATGCACTATTGCGTCATTTCCAGGAGGAGATTGCACGTTTGCGTAAACAGCTGGAGGAAAATAGTCATGAGGATCAAATTTCAGAAGAGGAGGATGAAGacatcgatgacgatgaagccgATATTGAAATAGAAATCGAGGAGACTCCTGTTGTAAATGGCAAGAAATCGAAGAAGCGCGAAAAAAGCGATGCTGAAAAAGAGGAAAAAGAACGACGAGCGCGGGAACACCAACAAGAAATTGAACATGCTAAATCTGAGCAAGAACAATTGCGCTGCAAGTTAATGTCACTGGAAGGCAAGATTTTGGTTGGAGGTGAGAATTTGTTAGAAAAGGCGCAAACGCAGGAGAAACTACTAGAGCAATCACTCGCTGAATTAGAAGAGCGTGAACAAGCGGAGAAGGCATTACAGCAGacattacaacaaaaagaaactGAACGCATAGATATTGAAGAACGTTACTCCTCACTACAGGAAGCAAGTACCGGCAGTACCAAGAAAATTCATCGAGTCATGCAGATGTTAATGAGTGTTAAATCCGAATTGGCTGACCAACAGCAAGAACACCAACGTGAAAAGGAGGGTATATACGAGAATATAAGAAGCTTATCACGCGAGTTGGCACTGTGTGAATTAGTACTCAATTCCTACATACCTAAGGAATATCAGTCAATGATCAATCAATATACTCACTGGAACGAGGACATTGGTGAGTGGCAGCTCAAATGTGTTGCTTACACCGGTAACAATATGCGTAAGCACATCGCCGAGCCGCAAGAGGCAACCAACAAGCAGGAGTTTATAGATCTCTCGCATGTTTATCTCAGTTACAATACCGATGGCGTCACAAATCCTGTACGTGCAAAGTCGGCGCGTCCACGCACCTCGGGAGTACCACGTCCAACCACCGCACGGCGTTACTGA